One Actinomycetota bacterium DNA window includes the following coding sequences:
- a CDS encoding metallopeptidase family protein, with translation MKPSLSSRQFEDLVDQAMQELPEGLMSRINNLQIAIDENPPASAEDADILGLYEGVPLTERSADYFGVMPDLITLYKSNIEDEAETAEDVKEVVRVTVLHEIAHHFGIDDDRLDELGWA, from the coding sequence ATGAAACCCAGCCTCAGTTCCCGTCAGTTCGAAGACCTCGTGGACCAGGCGATGCAGGAGCTTCCCGAGGGGTTGATGAGCCGGATCAACAACCTTCAAATCGCCATCGACGAAAATCCGCCGGCCAGCGCCGAGGACGCCGACATCCTGGGGCTTTACGAAGGGGTGCCTCTGACCGAGCGGAGCGCCGACTACTTCGGCGTCATGCCCGACCTGATCACCCTGTACAAATCCAACATCGAGGATGAGGCCGAGACCGCCGAAGACGTCAAGGAGGTCGTTCGTGTCACCGTCCTGCACGAGATCGCCCACCACTTCGGAATCGACGACGACCGCTTGGACGAGCTCGGCTGGGCTTAG
- a CDS encoding glycosyltransferase family 2 protein — protein sequence MNKTMFEADPRVLVVMVTFNGGAWLANSLDSLRYQIYPSMDVVVVDNGSETEAAPTVSRHARNAEVVWSDRNLGFGAAANAGLESSSRTSAADYFLFMHDDVVLDPDAVNMLVEAAISTGAGVVGAKGLDWDRPEVLVEVGMSADQFCIPYSGLEEGEIDQGQHENLTETLFVTNACMLVSRQLAERCGLWDGAYFAFGEDLDLCLRARLAGFKVMVEPGARYRHASALSNGQRRVGRGVPTKGHLAKRNQLRTIAKNASGPRMAFALVASLMLGLFRMIALLVLRRVEESSDYPRAFIDFARSLPNVLMRRRAVQKRRTVPDKQIRALMIRDSQRFRLQVERRLRHLEFGSLVSGARSRNSLSFSGLKRAFVEWARQPLTIATGVVVLLGIIAMRGVLFGGPVASGTLWPFPESTGRLIGDYLSGWRDTSLGTESATPTAYPILWVFSLLGLGRPGLAQKLLILGLLATGLIGVNRLVRSSSRRRPARVAALAVYALNPVTHLIVSTGDLGALALYAGLPFVMLIALRTLASGAEEIDEEDIRTPVEGTGNTLLTATGRIALILVPVIALAPSAVLAILVLFGSLGLGRAMGAGFSGPVLKRLRFLLLAVPVALAVLIPWSFEGLRPSGPILSPLFSGLGGWLYPLWRGFSFREVFFLDLEGAIGLLVVPAVVLAALSLVGPARRSEARTLSVALLAFGIFGGLMGKGLLPPFVASPAMWLTVPLVILAVMSGHLAEGVSEELPKHAFGWRHKIAIPLLCVTLGIGVLLGWAPGLTGWDRPPATFAGGTGEEATSIASFMKTTAQEVGDFRVLWLGRRWADPIRGGLRPTSGAEYFLTTSQGLTMLDAIQPPPAEGEARMDTVIDALLGRRLHLAGHLLAPANVQFIVADPGDLPTIEALGRQRDIALEQQQGGVAIFRNLQWLPRASLAPATLTEEVVTDGNLSSLMVVDWTGGRSIPARSPSKFTGELPRTSHTQILLGDNYNKGWKASVGDTQLEQTEAFGWANRFELKPNASGEVSVYFGQHWIRFLWLLLQVIILLAVMGMAGSSQNGRKERS from the coding sequence ATGAACAAGACGATGTTTGAGGCAGACCCGCGCGTCCTGGTCGTGATGGTCACCTTCAACGGCGGCGCGTGGCTGGCGAACAGCCTCGACTCCCTGAGGTACCAGATCTACCCGTCGATGGACGTGGTCGTCGTCGACAACGGGTCCGAGACCGAGGCCGCTCCAACCGTCTCCCGGCACGCCCGCAACGCCGAGGTCGTATGGTCCGACCGCAACCTGGGATTCGGCGCCGCCGCGAACGCCGGCCTGGAGTCGTCCAGCCGGACCTCCGCCGCCGACTACTTCCTTTTCATGCACGACGACGTCGTCCTGGATCCGGACGCGGTCAACATGCTGGTAGAGGCCGCTATCAGCACCGGCGCCGGGGTGGTCGGCGCCAAAGGGCTCGACTGGGACCGCCCGGAGGTGCTGGTGGAGGTCGGCATGTCCGCCGACCAGTTCTGCATCCCCTACTCCGGCCTGGAGGAAGGGGAGATCGACCAGGGCCAGCACGAAAACCTGACCGAGACCCTGTTCGTCACCAACGCCTGCATGCTCGTCTCCCGCCAGCTGGCCGAGCGGTGCGGTCTCTGGGACGGCGCCTACTTCGCATTCGGCGAGGACCTGGACCTGTGCCTTCGGGCCCGGCTTGCCGGTTTCAAGGTCATGGTCGAGCCGGGCGCCCGGTACCGCCACGCAAGCGCCTTATCCAACGGCCAGCGCCGGGTGGGACGCGGGGTCCCCACCAAGGGCCACCTGGCGAAGCGCAACCAGCTGAGGACGATAGCGAAGAACGCCAGCGGTCCCCGAATGGCCTTCGCCCTCGTCGCCTCGCTGATGCTGGGGCTGTTCAGGATGATCGCCCTTCTGGTGCTGCGAAGGGTGGAAGAGTCCTCGGACTACCCCAGGGCATTCATCGACTTCGCCCGATCCCTGCCCAACGTCCTCATGCGGCGGCGGGCGGTCCAGAAACGCAGGACCGTACCCGACAAGCAGATCCGCGCCCTCATGATCCGGGACTCGCAGCGGTTCCGCCTGCAGGTAGAACGCAGGCTGCGCCACCTGGAGTTCGGGTCTCTCGTCTCGGGCGCCCGGAGCAGGAACAGCCTGTCCTTCTCCGGCCTTAAACGCGCCTTCGTCGAGTGGGCGCGCCAGCCGCTGACGATAGCCACCGGCGTCGTGGTGCTGCTGGGGATCATCGCGATGCGCGGAGTGCTGTTCGGCGGCCCCGTCGCCTCCGGAACCCTCTGGCCCTTTCCCGAGTCCACCGGCCGGTTGATCGGGGACTACCTCTCCGGCTGGCGGGACACCTCGCTCGGGACCGAGTCGGCCACTCCCACGGCCTACCCGATCCTCTGGGTGTTCAGCCTGCTGGGCCTCGGCCGGCCCGGGCTGGCACAAAAGCTGCTGATCCTCGGTCTTCTGGCCACCGGCCTGATCGGGGTCAACCGGTTGGTCCGGTCATCGTCCAGGCGGAGGCCCGCCCGCGTGGCGGCCCTGGCGGTCTACGCGCTGAACCCGGTGACTCACCTGATCGTCTCCACCGGGGACCTGGGAGCGCTGGCCCTTTACGCCGGGCTTCCGTTTGTGATGCTGATCGCCTTGAGAACCCTGGCGTCGGGGGCCGAGGAGATCGACGAGGAGGATATCCGGACTCCGGTCGAGGGAACCGGCAACACCCTGCTGACCGCCACCGGCCGGATCGCACTCATTCTGGTCCCTGTGATCGCTCTGGCCCCCTCGGCCGTCCTGGCGATCCTCGTGCTGTTCGGTAGCCTGGGCCTGGGCCGTGCAATGGGCGCCGGGTTCTCGGGACCGGTGCTCAAGCGTCTCCGCTTCCTCCTGCTGGCAGTACCGGTTGCGCTTGCGGTCCTCATCCCGTGGTCCTTCGAGGGACTGCGGCCGAGCGGCCCCATCCTAAGCCCGCTGTTCTCCGGGCTCGGCGGCTGGCTGTACCCGCTGTGGCGTGGGTTCTCGTTTCGAGAGGTCTTCTTTCTCGATCTCGAAGGCGCCATCGGCCTGCTGGTCGTGCCGGCGGTGGTTCTCGCCGCCCTGTCGCTGGTGGGGCCCGCCCGCCGGAGCGAGGCCCGGACCCTGTCGGTCGCACTTCTTGCATTCGGGATTTTCGGGGGACTGATGGGCAAGGGCCTGCTGCCTCCCTTCGTCGCCTCCCCGGCCATGTGGCTGACGGTTCCGCTGGTGATCCTGGCGGTCATGAGCGGGCACCTCGCCGAAGGGGTCTCCGAGGAGCTTCCGAAACACGCCTTCGGGTGGCGTCACAAGATCGCGATCCCGCTGCTTTGCGTGACGCTGGGCATCGGGGTCCTGCTGGGCTGGGCGCCCGGGCTGACCGGCTGGGACCGCCCGCCCGCCACCTTCGCCGGGGGGACCGGGGAGGAGGCCACCTCGATCGCCTCGTTCATGAAGACGACCGCCCAGGAGGTGGGCGACTTTCGCGTCCTGTGGCTCGGCAGGCGCTGGGCCGACCCGATCAGGGGAGGCCTCAGGCCGACGAGCGGCGCCGAGTACTTCTTGACCACCTCGCAGGGCCTGACCATGCTCGACGCCATCCAGCCTCCGCCGGCCGAAGGCGAGGCCCGGATGGATACCGTGATCGACGCCCTGCTGGGCCGCCGCCTCCACCTCGCCGGCCACCTCCTCGCTCCGGCGAACGTCCAGTTCATCGTCGCCGACCCCGGGGACCTGCCGACCATCGAAGCCCTCGGCCGGCAGCGTGACATCGCGCTGGAGCAGCAGCAGGGGGGAGTGGCGATATTCCGCAACCTCCAGTGGCTGCCCCGTGCCTCGCTGGCCCCGGCGACCCTCACCGAGGAGGTGGTCACCGACGGCAACCTGAGCTCGCTGATGGTCGTCGACTGGACCGGCGGACGGTCGATCCCGGCCCGCTCGCCGAGCAAGTTCACCGGAGAGCTGCCCCGGACGAGCCACACGCAGATCCTGTTGGGCGACAACTACAACAAGGGCTGGAAGGCGTCGGTGGGGGACACCCAGCTAGAGCAGACCGAGGCCTTCGGCTGGGCCAACCGGTTTGAGCTGAAGCCCAACGCCTCCGGCGAGGTCAGCGTCTACTTCGGCCAGCACTGGATCCGGTTCTTGTGGCTGCTCCTCCAGGTGATCATCCTGCTTGCGGTAATGGGAATGGCGGGCTCCTCCCAAAACGGCAGGAAGGAACGGTCGTGA
- a CDS encoding DUF5719 family protein has product MRRAEVTFLAVVLAVLAVGLVMDFTLPTRSADDPELNAGQFVSTGWYCPVPPGEGIEAVMTTANLGTSALGLRRSAIGGTTQSGVDQVPLAGRSTSNKAVSDFGLSDSTGLVEAFGGSNATGMMVASKGKGAASSRCSAQPSSRWLFASGSTSRGENHYLLISNPFREEAVVRIRLMSGDKEVVPARLKDLVIRSFSQTSVYLSDYLQEEPSFGIEVTASRGRVVVARYSNVTSGGGRGISLDVGSQNVSSEWIFAEGKVPTDGEESIVVVNPGTREALIGVVFMTADERTAPPELAEVPVPAGRQMVIKVSDHLPRGTSYGTQLTSANDVPVVAERRTAGVLERNRSYETALGVRAPAARWTVPTGSAEGGAASLSIVNTGQTRTRVSVTLLTEAGETEPADLESLTVDPGRKAVVDMEPYLDGKLVTAVVEADAPVIAVESQSILGGQYVDFSTTPGLPAP; this is encoded by the coding sequence GTGAGGCGCGCCGAGGTAACCTTCCTGGCCGTCGTCCTGGCCGTCCTGGCGGTGGGCCTGGTTATGGACTTCACGCTGCCCACGCGCTCGGCCGACGACCCCGAGCTCAACGCCGGGCAGTTCGTGTCGACCGGCTGGTACTGCCCCGTGCCGCCGGGTGAGGGGATCGAGGCGGTCATGACCACCGCCAACCTGGGCACCTCAGCCCTCGGCCTCCGGCGGTCCGCAATCGGCGGAACGACACAGTCGGGGGTGGACCAGGTGCCGCTTGCCGGCAGGAGCACCAGCAACAAGGCAGTCTCCGACTTCGGACTCAGTGACTCCACCGGCCTGGTCGAGGCGTTCGGGGGCAGCAACGCCACCGGGATGATGGTGGCCTCCAAGGGCAAGGGCGCAGCATCGTCGAGGTGCTCCGCCCAACCCTCCTCCCGGTGGCTGTTTGCGAGCGGCAGCACCTCCCGAGGCGAGAACCACTACCTGCTGATCTCCAACCCGTTCCGGGAGGAGGCTGTCGTGCGGATCAGGCTGATGTCCGGGGACAAGGAGGTGGTCCCCGCCCGCCTCAAGGACCTAGTGATCCGGTCGTTCTCCCAGACCTCGGTATACCTCTCGGACTACCTGCAGGAGGAGCCCAGCTTCGGGATAGAGGTAACCGCCTCCCGCGGCCGGGTGGTGGTCGCCCGGTACTCGAACGTAACCAGCGGCGGCGGCAGAGGCATCTCGCTGGACGTCGGCTCGCAGAACGTGTCGAGCGAGTGGATATTTGCCGAAGGCAAGGTGCCCACCGACGGCGAGGAGTCGATCGTCGTGGTCAACCCGGGGACCCGTGAGGCTCTGATCGGGGTGGTGTTCATGACCGCCGACGAGCGAACCGCGCCCCCCGAGCTGGCCGAGGTGCCCGTCCCGGCCGGGCGGCAGATGGTGATCAAGGTCTCCGACCACCTGCCTCGCGGAACCAGCTACGGAACCCAGCTCACGTCGGCCAACGACGTGCCGGTGGTCGCAGAGCGAAGGACCGCAGGCGTCCTGGAGAGGAACCGGTCGTACGAAACCGCCCTCGGGGTCCGGGCCCCCGCCGCGCGCTGGACGGTCCCCACCGGGTCGGCCGAGGGCGGAGCGGCATCCCTCAGCATCGTCAACACCGGCCAGACCCGAACCAGGGTCAGTGTCACCCTGCTGACCGAGGCGGGAGAGACCGAGCCGGCTGACCTGGAGTCGCTGACCGTGGACCCGGGCCGCAAGGCAGTCGTAGACATGGAGCCGTACCTGGACGGAAAGCTGGTCACTGCGGTGGTGGAGGCCGACGCGCCGGTGATAGCGGTGGAGAGCCAGTCGATCCTGGGGGGCCAGTACGTGGACTTCTCTACGACTCCGGGACTGCCCGCACCTTAG